A window from Streptomyces sp. NBC_00299 encodes these proteins:
- a CDS encoding helix-turn-helix transcriptional regulator: MRADRLVAALLFLQARGRVTAAELAAELEISERTARRDLEALIASGVPVYAQRGRGGGWRLVGGARTDLTGLTSPEVQALFLAAGSSAASPELRSALRKLLRAVPEPLRPHAEAASRARIVDDQDWSRTAVMASGPHHTALERAVLDGVRVRLGYARPGGVPHERTVDPLGLVLKAGHWYLVAGTPDGLRSFRLGRVTSADPTDEPVRRPADFDLTAAWRTLVTQLEDRLLAATVTARADQDALPVLQRLLGGRLSIGRLLEDGRREIEAAGPSVEVLAAQLAGLGARVEVVGPPQAREHLARLGRDLTARYGALQEAPAT, encoded by the coding sequence ATGCGAGCTGACCGATTGGTGGCGGCTCTGCTCTTCCTCCAGGCGCGCGGCCGGGTGACCGCCGCGGAACTCGCCGCCGAGCTGGAGATCTCCGAACGCACCGCGCGGCGCGACCTGGAGGCCCTGATCGCCTCCGGCGTCCCCGTGTACGCGCAGCGCGGCCGGGGCGGCGGATGGCGGCTGGTCGGCGGAGCGCGCACGGATCTGACCGGGCTCACCTCTCCGGAGGTCCAGGCACTGTTCCTGGCCGCGGGCTCCTCGGCGGCCTCCCCCGAACTGCGCTCCGCGCTGCGGAAGTTGCTGCGCGCGGTGCCGGAACCGCTGCGGCCGCACGCCGAGGCGGCGTCCCGGGCGCGGATCGTCGACGACCAGGACTGGTCGCGCACCGCCGTGATGGCGAGCGGCCCGCACCATACGGCCCTGGAGCGCGCGGTGCTGGACGGCGTACGGGTCCGCCTCGGCTACGCCCGCCCCGGCGGCGTCCCGCACGAGCGCACCGTCGACCCGCTCGGGCTGGTCCTCAAGGCGGGCCACTGGTACCTGGTGGCCGGCACGCCGGACGGGCTGCGCTCCTTCCGGCTGGGCCGGGTGACCTCGGCGGATCCGACCGACGAGCCGGTCCGCCGTCCCGCCGACTTCGATCTGACGGCAGCCTGGCGGACGTTGGTCACCCAGCTGGAGGACCGCCTCCTCGCCGCGACCGTGACGGCGCGGGCCGATCAGGACGCCCTGCCCGTGCTCCAGCGGCTGCTCGGCGGGCGGCTGAGCATCGGCCGGTTACTGGAGGACGGCCGGCGGGAGATCGAGGCCGCCGGGCCGTCGGTGGAGGTGCTGGCCGCGCAGCTGGCGGGTCTGGGGGCCCGGGTCGAGGTGGTGGGCCCGCCCCAGGCACGCGAACACCTGGCCCGCCTCGGCCGCGACCTGACGGCGCGCTACGGGGCGCTCCAGGAGGCGCCGGCCACATAG
- a CDS encoding TIGR03086 family metal-binding protein, protein MTNSMNDPRNGLLKAVDLTGDVLASVRPEDYDRTTPCPDYSVRQLSNHLVSVLRRVAVIGAGGQFFSVPHFAEDVADGAWAEAWAAGTKELRSVWTDPAVLGREIGLPWGPVPGAAAAVIYTNEFVLHTWDLAKATGQSPAWDDDVLAAPLAAMQRAVPREPRGGQVPFGPVVDVPEDAPAIDRLVGWYGRKP, encoded by the coding sequence ATGACGAACTCGATGAACGACCCCCGCAACGGACTGCTGAAGGCCGTCGACCTGACCGGTGACGTGCTCGCCTCGGTGCGGCCCGAGGACTACGACCGCACCACGCCGTGTCCGGACTACTCGGTGCGCCAACTGTCCAATCACCTTGTCTCCGTGCTCCGCCGGGTTGCCGTGATCGGCGCCGGCGGACAGTTCTTCAGCGTTCCGCACTTCGCCGAGGACGTCGCCGACGGCGCCTGGGCCGAGGCCTGGGCCGCCGGGACGAAGGAGCTGCGGTCCGTCTGGACGGACCCGGCGGTTCTGGGCCGGGAGATCGGGCTGCCCTGGGGGCCCGTCCCCGGCGCCGCCGCCGCGGTCATCTACACCAACGAGTTCGTGCTGCACACCTGGGACCTGGCCAAGGCGACCGGCCAGAGCCCCGCCTGGGACGACGACGTCCTGGCCGCACCGCTCGCCGCCATGCAGCGCGCCGTGCCCCGCGAACCGCGCGGCGGCCAGGTGCCGTTCGGCCCCGTCGTGGACGTCCCCGAGGACGCCCCCGCCATCGACCGCCTGGTCGGCTGGTACGGCCGCAAGCCCTGA
- a CDS encoding FAD-binding oxidoreductase: MISRRTLLGAGSAAAGIALVPAIPVAAEGSGTPWSQLSARLSGRLVLPSDPYYSVARQLELGQFDAVNPQAVAYCASAADVSVCVRFAQDHGVRTAVRSGGHNYGGWSTTPGLIIDVSRLNAVTVKSPTSVEIGPGAQNVNILNALAPHHLVVSEGGCPTVCAGGFLQSGGFGFLTRPTGMAGDAVTAAQVVLADGRVVTTSAKQNPDLFWAIRGGGGGNFGIVTRFTVTPHSGDQMAISNLIFPYDRMADVLDGVARWLVDAPHTIGGGAYVVQPDAAPGSVPQANVFLASRGTPTELAGEAARLLALTGAPVQRQDGVMTYQQLMMMIFGCATLTEAQCQRSEKTPQGTLSRPAYGLERTRMGSEPYPASGWADVMTAFDANRRAGQARYLDFHFFGGAANDIARTATAYVHRDSLFSVNYRVLINDPAQVTDEAKAVANAWADHGFATIDPLSNGETYQNWMDPSLKDWKASYYAENYSRLTRIKSKYDPYRFFRFPQSIGA; the protein is encoded by the coding sequence GTGATCAGTCGTAGAACCCTGCTCGGCGCCGGCTCGGCCGCAGCCGGCATCGCCCTCGTGCCCGCCATCCCCGTCGCCGCCGAGGGCTCGGGGACTCCCTGGAGCCAGCTCTCGGCCAGGCTCTCGGGCCGGCTCGTGCTGCCCTCCGACCCCTACTACTCCGTCGCCCGCCAGCTGGAGCTCGGCCAGTTCGACGCCGTCAACCCGCAGGCGGTGGCCTACTGCGCGAGCGCGGCGGACGTCTCGGTCTGCGTGCGCTTCGCCCAGGACCACGGCGTCCGTACGGCGGTCCGCAGCGGCGGCCACAACTACGGCGGCTGGTCCACGACGCCGGGCCTGATCATCGACGTGTCGAGGCTCAACGCCGTGACGGTGAAGAGCCCCACGTCGGTGGAGATCGGCCCAGGCGCGCAGAACGTCAACATCCTCAACGCGCTGGCCCCGCACCACCTGGTGGTCAGCGAGGGCGGCTGCCCGACCGTGTGCGCGGGCGGCTTCCTCCAAAGCGGCGGCTTCGGCTTCCTGACCCGGCCGACGGGCATGGCCGGCGACGCGGTGACCGCCGCCCAGGTGGTGCTCGCCGACGGCCGCGTGGTGACCACCTCGGCGAAGCAGAACCCGGACCTCTTCTGGGCGATCCGCGGCGGCGGGGGCGGCAACTTCGGCATCGTCACCCGGTTCACGGTCACCCCGCACAGCGGCGACCAGATGGCCATCAGCAACCTGATCTTCCCGTACGACCGGATGGCCGACGTCCTCGACGGCGTGGCCCGGTGGCTGGTGGACGCCCCGCACACCATCGGCGGCGGCGCCTACGTCGTGCAGCCCGACGCGGCGCCCGGCTCGGTGCCGCAGGCCAACGTCTTCCTCGCCTCCCGCGGCACGCCGACCGAACTGGCCGGTGAGGCGGCCCGGTTGCTCGCCCTGACCGGCGCTCCCGTGCAGCGCCAGGACGGCGTCATGACGTACCAGCAGCTCATGATGATGATCTTCGGCTGCGCCACCCTCACCGAGGCCCAGTGCCAGCGCTCCGAGAAGACCCCGCAGGGCACGCTGTCCCGGCCGGCGTACGGCCTGGAGCGCACCCGGATGGGCAGCGAGCCGTACCCGGCGAGCGGCTGGGCGGACGTGATGACGGCCTTCGACGCGAACCGCAGGGCGGGGCAGGCGCGTTACCTGGACTTCCACTTCTTCGGGGGCGCCGCGAACGACATCGCGCGCACCGCCACCGCGTATGTGCACCGCGACTCGCTCTTCTCGGTCAACTACCGGGTCCTGATCAACGACCCTGCCCAGGTGACCGACGAGGCCAAGGCGGTGGCGAACGCCTGGGCCGACCACGGCTTCGCGACGATCGACCCGCTGTCGAACGGCGAGACCTACCAGAACTGGATGGACCCGTCGCTGAAGGACTGGAAGGCGTCGTACTACGCGGAGAACTACTCCCGGCTGACCCGGATCAAGTCCAAGTACGACCCGTACCGGTTCTTCCGCTTCCCGCAGTCCATAGGTGCCTGA
- a CDS encoding NAD(P)/FAD-dependent oxidoreductase — protein sequence MPTRADTQKPASKAGEWTECDVIILGAGIGGSITGAILARQGAKVVLVDAGQHPRFAVGESQNPQLVEWLHILAVRYDVPEIKHLLDIKAVTKYIGAHHGRKQSFGFVRHVPDREPDPREATMFVIPKMLTEASHMFRQDTDTYYFNVAAKYGCTLRQNWRATDLDFDDDGVTVTGQSGEVFRAKYLIDASGFRSPLAQKFDLREKPSRIKHHARSMFTHYVGIKPYDDVCNYPDALRPPAESPFHGGTLHHLIERGWFWIIPFDNHKDSRNPMCSVGLTFDERLYPQPKDKTPEEEFNHYLDMYPAVKRQFDGARRVREWISTPDRIQYSSKQTVGDRWCLMSHAAGFVDPLYSRGLSNTFEVVDALCYRVLEALRDDDFSAKRFEYVERLEQGLLTYNDMIVNSSYIAFSHFRLWNAVFRVWACFTTPATMRQIQARQEFTLDGDDRHFREMENSPYPGLWWPDSHAFKHLLDVTNETCLSYEAGEIDGDKAADIVFQAINDCESVNTPFGWKDGEDHRFFRATTPTMIKFMWWASTNGPKEMRDLGRSMLKGVAKSAVRGKKVS from the coding sequence ATGCCCACCAGGGCCGACACACAGAAGCCGGCGTCGAAAGCCGGCGAGTGGACCGAGTGCGACGTGATCATCCTGGGCGCCGGGATCGGCGGCTCGATCACCGGCGCCATCCTGGCCCGGCAGGGCGCGAAGGTGGTGCTCGTCGACGCCGGGCAGCACCCGCGGTTCGCGGTCGGTGAGTCGCAGAACCCGCAGCTCGTGGAGTGGCTGCACATCCTCGCCGTGCGCTACGACGTCCCCGAGATCAAGCACCTGCTCGACATCAAGGCGGTCACCAAGTACATCGGCGCCCACCACGGCAGGAAGCAGAGCTTCGGATTCGTACGGCACGTCCCGGACCGGGAGCCGGACCCGCGCGAGGCGACGATGTTCGTCATCCCGAAGATGCTGACCGAGGCGTCGCACATGTTCCGCCAGGACACCGACACCTACTACTTCAACGTCGCCGCCAAGTACGGCTGCACCCTGCGGCAGAACTGGCGCGCCACCGACCTGGACTTCGACGACGACGGCGTCACCGTCACCGGCCAGAGCGGCGAGGTCTTCCGCGCGAAGTACCTCATCGACGCCAGCGGCTTCCGCTCCCCGCTCGCCCAGAAGTTCGACCTGCGCGAGAAGCCCTCGCGGATCAAGCACCACGCCCGCTCGATGTTCACGCACTACGTCGGCATCAAGCCGTACGACGACGTGTGCAACTACCCCGACGCGCTGCGCCCGCCGGCCGAGTCCCCCTTCCACGGCGGCACCCTGCACCACCTGATCGAACGCGGCTGGTTCTGGATCATCCCGTTCGACAACCACAAGGACTCGCGCAACCCGATGTGCAGCGTCGGCCTGACCTTCGACGAGCGGCTCTACCCGCAGCCCAAGGACAAGACGCCGGAGGAGGAGTTCAACCACTACCTCGACATGTACCCGGCCGTGAAGCGCCAGTTCGACGGCGCGCGGCGGGTGCGGGAGTGGATCTCGACGCCGGACCGGATCCAGTACTCGTCGAAGCAGACGGTCGGCGACCGCTGGTGCCTGATGTCGCACGCGGCCGGCTTCGTGGACCCGCTGTACTCGCGCGGTCTGTCCAACACCTTCGAGGTGGTGGACGCCCTGTGCTACCGCGTCCTGGAAGCGCTGCGCGACGACGACTTCTCGGCCAAGCGCTTCGAGTACGTCGAGCGTCTGGAGCAGGGGCTGCTCACGTACAACGACATGATCGTCAACAGCTCCTACATCGCGTTCTCCCACTTCCGGCTCTGGAACGCGGTGTTCCGGGTCTGGGCCTGCTTCACCACGCCCGCCACCATGCGGCAGATCCAGGCCCGCCAGGAGTTCACCCTGGACGGCGACGACCGGCACTTCCGCGAGATGGAGAACTCGCCCTACCCGGGCCTGTGGTGGCCGGACAGCCACGCCTTCAAGCATCTGCTCGACGTCACCAACGAGACCTGCCTCAGCTACGAGGCGGGCGAGATCGACGGTGACAAGGCGGCCGACATCGTCTTCCAGGCCATCAACGACTGCGAGTCGGTCAACACGCCCTTCGGCTGGAAGGACGGCGAGGACCACCGCTTCTTCCGGGCCACCACCCCCACGATGATCAAGTTCATGTGGTGGGCGAGCACCAACGGCCCCAAGGAGATGCGCGACCTCGGCCGCTCGATGCTCAAGGGCGTCGCCAAGTCCGCCGTACGCGGCAAGAAGGTCTCCTGA
- a CDS encoding FAD-dependent monooxygenase, whose product MDNFHADVIVAGAGPSGLMLAGELRLAGRSVVVLDRLAEPMQQSRALGFSARTIEEFGQRGLLEKFGQLETIPFGHFGGLPIDYRIVEGGNFGVRGVPQSRTEAILLEWATGLGAEIRRGHEVVGMTQDEQGVVVEVGTADGVETLRAAYLVGCDGARSTVRKLAGIDFPGTSATIEMLMADVATNELRIRPTGEVGESGMVVVLPLGPQATRVVVFERGAGVRPTQEAPTFPEVAAAFQRVTGEDITGHKPLWTSYFTDGSRQAAEYRQGRVFLAGDAAHIHLPIGAQGISAGVGDVVNLGWKLAAELNGHAPEGLLDTYHTERHPVGARIVANTLVQRSLYLGGPEMEPLRRLFGELVGIEAVRRHLVGLVTGLDIGYDMGDGGHPLLGRRLPDQELLVGDEKSGTYELLTRGRPLLLNLRGGDALTEAAAGWADRVDVVAASRPDPAAPAADLLVRPDGYIAWVGIDGSTDGLATALERWFGASRSA is encoded by the coding sequence ATGGATAATTTTCATGCCGACGTGATTGTTGCCGGGGCCGGCCCGTCCGGACTCATGCTCGCCGGTGAACTCCGCTTGGCCGGACGGTCGGTGGTCGTACTCGACCGCCTGGCGGAGCCGATGCAGCAGTCCCGGGCGCTCGGTTTTTCCGCCCGCACCATCGAGGAGTTCGGTCAGCGCGGACTTCTCGAGAAATTCGGTCAACTCGAGACGATACCCTTCGGGCATTTCGGTGGACTGCCCATCGACTATCGCATCGTCGAGGGCGGCAATTTCGGCGTCCGTGGTGTTCCGCAGTCGCGGACCGAGGCCATTCTGCTGGAGTGGGCGACCGGCCTCGGCGCCGAGATCCGTCGCGGGCACGAGGTCGTCGGCATGACCCAGGACGAGCAGGGTGTCGTCGTCGAGGTCGGCACCGCCGACGGTGTCGAGACGCTGCGCGCGGCCTACCTGGTCGGCTGTGACGGTGCCCGCTCCACCGTGCGCAAGCTGGCCGGCATCGACTTCCCCGGCACCAGCGCCACCATCGAGATGCTGATGGCCGACGTCGCCACCAACGAGCTGCGCATTCGCCCGACCGGCGAGGTGGGCGAGTCCGGCATGGTGGTGGTGCTCCCCCTCGGCCCCCAGGCCACCCGCGTCGTCGTCTTCGAGCGCGGCGCCGGCGTCCGCCCGACCCAGGAGGCGCCCACCTTCCCCGAGGTCGCCGCCGCCTTCCAGCGCGTCACCGGCGAGGACATCACCGGCCACAAGCCGCTGTGGACCAGCTACTTCACCGATGGCAGCCGGCAGGCCGCCGAGTACCGCCAGGGCCGGGTCTTCCTCGCGGGCGACGCCGCGCACATCCATCTGCCCATCGGCGCCCAGGGCATCAGCGCCGGCGTCGGCGACGTGGTGAACCTCGGCTGGAAGCTGGCGGCCGAGCTCAACGGGCACGCCCCCGAGGGTCTGCTGGACACCTACCACACCGAGCGCCACCCGGTCGGCGCCCGCATCGTCGCCAACACCCTCGTGCAGCGCTCCCTGTACCTCGGCGGCCCCGAGATGGAGCCGCTGCGCCGGCTCTTCGGCGAGCTGGTCGGCATCGAGGCGGTCCGCCGCCATCTGGTCGGCCTGGTCACCGGCCTGGACATCGGCTACGACATGGGCGACGGCGGCCACCCGCTGCTCGGCCGCCGGCTGCCCGACCAGGAGCTGCTGGTCGGCGACGAGAAGAGCGGTACGTACGAACTGCTCACCCGCGGCCGTCCGCTGCTGCTGAACCTGCGCGGCGGGGACGCCCTCACCGAGGCCGCCGCCGGCTGGGCCGACCGCGTCGACGTGGTCGCCGCCTCCCGCCCCGACCCCGCCGCCCCGGCCGCCGACCTGCTGGTCCGCCCCGACGGCTACATCGCCTGGGTCGGCATCGACGGCTCCACCGACGGCCTCGCGACCGCTCTGGAGCGCTGGTTCGGCGCCTCGCGCTCCGCTTGA
- a CDS encoding pyridoxamine 5'-phosphate oxidase family protein, translating into MPTSPRLSSAAEDFLAENHLCTFTTLRPDGSPHVTPVRFTWDGEAGLARVMTAVTRRKARNLLATPAGRASLCQTVGPRWITLEGTATVHDDPLRVQEGIRRYAKRYWTPPPEPPGLVVIEIQVDRVLGLL; encoded by the coding sequence ATGCCGACGTCACCACGGTTGTCCTCCGCGGCCGAGGACTTCCTCGCCGAGAACCATCTGTGCACCTTCACCACGCTGCGCCCCGACGGCTCGCCCCATGTGACGCCCGTGCGGTTCACCTGGGACGGCGAGGCGGGCCTGGCGCGGGTCATGACCGCGGTGACACGGCGCAAGGCCAGGAACCTTCTGGCCACGCCCGCCGGCCGGGCCTCCCTCTGCCAGACGGTGGGGCCCCGCTGGATCACCCTGGAGGGCACCGCCACCGTCCACGACGACCCGTTACGGGTCCAGGAGGGCATCCGGCGGTACGCCAAGCGGTACTGGACGCCGCCGCCGGAGCCGCCGGGCCTGGTCGTGATCGAGATCCAGGTCGACCGGGTGCTGGGCCTGCTCTGA
- a CDS encoding MFS transporter, with protein sequence MSTQESLRPHSTDESAPPHRPGLILAFLCLAGFMTFLDVSIVNVALPTIEDELHISQTSLQYIVTTYGMLLGGFLLLTGRLADAFGRRRMLQTGLILFALSSLLAGFGQSAAMLIVARGAQGLGAAFIATAALSLLANNFAEGAERNKALGAWGALSGIAAVAGVTLGGLLTDGPGWRWIFFINVPIGLVCALIAPRIVGESRAAERRSSFDVAGAVTLTAGLVLLIFSLGQTIDDSDVPLARVYGGFALSAVLLITFLLIERRAEAPLIPLGVFKRKSLRASNIVAVLLLGTCVTLFFFASLFMQQVLNWSALKTGLAYVPLAVIVAVGAGIASQLVTKVAAKPVLMAGLTLTSVGMFLLWRAPSDASYVVDLLPAFLISGLGLGLSFVPVQVAAFTGTQEDESGLSAGLINTAQEVGGALGLAVAATYAFRQVEQLTEWADGVPARVTQARTEVFHDAFLAGACFAVAGLLLTLLLLPFTRASDQPAAAPAEA encoded by the coding sequence ATGTCGACCCAAGAGTCGCTGCGTCCCCACTCCACCGACGAATCGGCCCCGCCGCACCGCCCGGGACTCATCCTGGCGTTCCTCTGCCTGGCCGGCTTCATGACCTTCCTCGATGTGTCCATCGTCAACGTGGCCCTGCCGACCATCGAGGACGAACTGCACATCTCCCAGACGTCGTTGCAGTACATCGTCACCACGTACGGCATGCTGCTCGGCGGCTTCCTGCTGCTGACCGGCCGGCTGGCGGACGCCTTCGGCCGTCGCCGGATGCTGCAGACCGGCCTGATCCTCTTCGCCCTGTCCTCGCTGCTCGCCGGGTTCGGGCAGAGCGCGGCCATGCTGATCGTGGCGCGCGGCGCCCAGGGCCTCGGCGCCGCGTTCATCGCGACCGCCGCGCTGTCCCTGCTCGCCAACAACTTCGCGGAGGGCGCCGAGCGCAACAAGGCGCTCGGTGCGTGGGGCGCGCTCAGCGGTATCGCCGCCGTCGCCGGTGTCACCCTGGGCGGTCTGCTCACCGACGGTCCGGGCTGGCGCTGGATCTTCTTCATCAACGTGCCGATCGGCCTGGTCTGCGCCCTGATCGCCCCGAGGATCGTCGGCGAGAGCCGCGCCGCGGAACGCCGCAGCTCCTTCGACGTCGCCGGTGCCGTGACGCTGACCGCCGGTCTCGTGCTGCTCATCTTCAGCCTCGGCCAGACCATCGACGACTCGGACGTCCCGTTGGCCCGCGTCTACGGCGGCTTCGCCCTCTCCGCGGTCCTGCTGATCACGTTCCTGCTGATCGAGCGCCGCGCCGAGGCACCGCTGATCCCGCTCGGCGTCTTCAAGCGCAAGTCGCTGCGGGCCTCCAACATCGTCGCCGTCCTGCTGCTCGGCACCTGCGTCACGCTGTTCTTCTTCGCCAGCCTGTTCATGCAGCAGGTCCTCAACTGGTCGGCCCTGAAGACCGGTCTGGCCTACGTCCCGCTCGCCGTGATCGTCGCGGTCGGCGCCGGTATCGCCTCCCAGCTGGTGACCAAGGTCGCCGCCAAGCCGGTGCTGATGGCCGGCCTGACGCTGACCAGCGTCGGCATGTTCCTGCTGTGGCGGGCCCCGTCCGACGCCTCCTACGTCGTGGACCTGCTGCCCGCGTTCCTGATCTCCGGTCTCGGTCTCGGCCTGTCCTTCGTGCCGGTGCAGGTCGCCGCGTTCACCGGCACCCAGGAGGACGAGTCCGGTCTGTCCGCGGGGCTCATCAACACCGCGCAGGAGGTCGGCGGTGCCCTCGGCCTCGCCGTGGCCGCCACCTACGCCTTCCGCCAGGTCGAGCAGCTGACCGAGTGGGCGGACGGGGTGCCCGCGCGGGTGACCCAGGCGCGCACCGAGGTCTTCCACGACGCGTTCCTCGCGGGCGCCTGCTTCGCCGTGGCCGGCCTGCTCCTCACGCTGCTCCTGCTGCCCTTCACCAGGGCGTCGGACCAGCCGGCCGCCGCTCCCGCCGAAGCCTGA
- a CDS encoding winged helix-turn-helix transcriptional regulator — protein MGSTGAMGSTTTRGGQVDSELACPVSPVVDIVFSRWTTPILWTLHEFGRQRFVELQRNIRTITPKVLTQRLRQMERDGLVVRTYYPEVPPRVEYEISELGRSLAPIFAHLAEWSGENLQKVERARREFDAADEPAAVPR, from the coding sequence ATGGGCAGCACTGGCGCCATGGGCAGCACCACCACGCGTGGCGGACAGGTCGACTCGGAGCTGGCGTGCCCGGTCTCCCCGGTGGTCGACATCGTCTTCAGCCGCTGGACGACACCGATCCTGTGGACGCTGCACGAGTTCGGCCGGCAGCGTTTCGTCGAGCTCCAGCGCAACATCCGCACCATCACGCCGAAGGTCCTCACCCAGCGGCTGCGCCAGATGGAGCGCGACGGCCTGGTCGTGCGGACGTACTACCCCGAGGTGCCGCCCCGGGTGGAGTACGAGATCAGCGAGCTGGGCCGCAGCCTGGCGCCGATCTTCGCCCACCTCGCCGAGTGGTCCGGGGAGAACCTCCAGAAGGTGGAGCGGGCCAGGCGGGAGTTCGACGCGGCGGACGAACCGGCCGCTGTACCGCGCTGA
- a CDS encoding flavin reductase family protein encodes MIPVQPLSQHGRQLSQPPVDGRALRTVCGNFATGVTVITTGGPEDGAATTVNSFTSVSLEPPLVLFCLHRQSRLRPALQRSGGFVVNFLTRSQAGLAWKFAGRESARLAEVPHHRSTSGLPVLTEALAFLECRLADEYDGGDHAILLGEVTALGTSTEETDPLVFYKGAMRVLDTDAPAPARG; translated from the coding sequence GTGATACCCGTCCAACCGTTGTCCCAGCACGGCCGGCAGTTGTCGCAACCGCCGGTCGACGGCCGCGCGTTGCGCACGGTGTGCGGCAACTTCGCCACCGGCGTCACCGTCATCACCACCGGAGGTCCCGAGGACGGCGCCGCCACCACGGTGAACTCCTTCACGTCCGTCTCACTGGAGCCGCCGCTGGTGCTGTTCTGCCTGCACCGGCAGTCGCGGCTGCGTCCGGCCCTCCAGCGGTCCGGAGGCTTCGTGGTCAACTTTCTGACACGCAGTCAGGCAGGGCTGGCGTGGAAGTTCGCGGGCCGTGAGTCGGCACGCCTGGCGGAGGTCCCGCACCACCGCTCCACGAGCGGACTGCCGGTCCTCACCGAGGCGCTGGCCTTCCTGGAGTGCCGACTAGCCGACGAGTACGACGGCGGTGACCACGCCATCCTGCTCGGCGAGGTCACCGCCCTGGGCACGTCGACGGAGGAGACCGACCCGCTGGTCTTCTACAAGGGCGCGATGCGCGTCCTCGACACCGATGCCCCCGCGCCGGCCCGGGGTTAG
- a CDS encoding cation:proton antiporter, whose amino-acid sequence MTALAAGGGEQQMATMLLGIGVILLVGAALGALARKLGQPKVIGEITAGIVLGPSLLGLFPGDLTERLFPGDVRPLLSAVSQVGLVLFMFVVGWEFEKRLIRPHARLAAGVSLSSIVLAFGLGVAAAVVLYPHHDTVAGKHISFIAFATFMGTAMSVTAFPVLARILTENKLMDTRVGALSLASAAIDDVLAWCLLAYVSALVSSDGDYAGLARIGALSVVYVALMFLVVRPLVARLVWRWAATERWSALLAVLCAGVFASSWLTSWIGIHQIFGAFLFGFVMPREPRRVLAANLRRPLDDVSVVLLPVFFIVTGLGVDLGSLTATDYLSLALVIGVACAGKLVGAIVPARLSGLSWRESKDLGVLMNTRGLTELIILNAAVSLGVLDGRMFTMLVIMALVTTAMAAPLLSRREHLTAGVTEKARTPVADATAPRT is encoded by the coding sequence ATGACCGCGCTGGCGGCGGGGGGCGGGGAGCAGCAGATGGCCACCATGCTGCTCGGCATCGGCGTGATCCTGCTGGTCGGCGCCGCCCTCGGTGCGCTCGCCCGGAAGCTGGGCCAGCCCAAGGTGATCGGCGAGATCACCGCCGGCATCGTGCTCGGCCCGAGTCTGCTCGGCCTGTTCCCGGGCGATCTGACGGAGCGCCTGTTCCCGGGCGATGTACGGCCGTTGCTTTCTGCTGTCTCCCAGGTCGGCCTCGTCCTGTTCATGTTCGTGGTCGGCTGGGAGTTCGAGAAGCGGCTGATACGGCCGCACGCGCGTCTGGCGGCGGGCGTCTCGCTGTCGTCGATCGTGCTGGCCTTCGGGCTGGGCGTCGCCGCGGCGGTCGTGCTGTATCCGCACCACGACACGGTGGCCGGCAAGCACATCTCCTTCATCGCGTTCGCCACCTTCATGGGTACCGCGATGTCCGTGACGGCGTTCCCGGTGCTGGCACGGATCCTCACCGAGAACAAGCTGATGGACACCCGGGTCGGCGCCCTGTCACTGGCCAGCGCCGCGATCGACGACGTCCTCGCCTGGTGTCTGCTGGCGTATGTGTCGGCGCTGGTCAGCTCGGACGGCGACTACGCGGGCCTGGCCCGGATCGGGGCGCTCAGCGTCGTCTATGTCGCGCTGATGTTCCTGGTGGTACGGCCGCTGGTGGCCCGGCTGGTGTGGCGTTGGGCGGCGACGGAGCGCTGGAGCGCGCTGCTCGCGGTGCTGTGCGCGGGCGTGTTCGCCTCGTCGTGGCTGACCTCGTGGATCGGCATCCACCAGATCTTCGGCGCGTTCCTGTTCGGCTTCGTCATGCCGCGCGAGCCCCGGAGGGTGCTCGCGGCGAACCTGCGCCGGCCGCTGGACGACGTCAGCGTCGTGCTGCTGCCGGTGTTCTTCATCGTCACCGGACTCGGCGTCGATCTCGGCTCCCTGACCGCGACCGACTACCTGTCGCTGGCCCTGGTCATCGGTGTGGCCTGCGCGGGCAAGCTGGTCGGCGCGATCGTGCCGGCCCGGCTGTCCGGCCTGTCCTGGCGTGAGTCCAAGGACCTGGGCGTGCTGATGAACACCCGTGGCCTCACCGAACTCATCATCCTCAACGCCGCCGTGAGCCTCGGAGTGCTCGACGGACGGATGTTCACCATGCTGGTGATCATGGCCCTCGTGACGACGGCGATGGCGGCCCCGCTGCTGTCCCGGCGCGAGCACCTCACGGCCGGCGTGACCGAAAAGGCTCGTACACCCGTCGCGGACGCGACCGCGCCGCGCACCTGA